The DNA window TGAAATAGCTGATTCTTTATAACCAGCTTCTCTGGGAGTCCCTCCTCATCATCTAACTGGTCCATGGGCTCCACAGTCACGGGTCGAGGAAATGTGGTTAGCAGGAAGGAGCCTTCACTGCATTTGTCCAGAGCTTTCCGAGCAGCTGGCTTCCCTGAGAATTCAACAATGCCTTTTCCTGAGGGCCTGCCTCGATCATCCACAATGACTACAGCCCTCTCCACCTGGCCGAACACAGAAAAGGCCTCCTCCAGCAGTTCATTGGACACAAACTGAGGAAGGTTTCGGACTGTAAGGGATGCACTATGGCAGGCAAAGCGCACACGCAGCTGCTTTCCACGGAGTGGCATGTTGTCCAGTTCTACTTTGGCAATCTCCGCTAGGATTCGTGTTTCCAAGTAGATAAAGCCAAAGCCCTTGTCCTTATGAATGAAGACTTCGCCTGCCTTCCCATATTTCTCAAACAGTTTCCTCATTTCCTCCTCAGTGATGTCAGGAGGAAGATTGCCCACAAAGAGCCGGCTACGCTGGGTGAAGGTCTTCTCTCCTGGTTTCCTAAAATTCTTCAGGTCAATAGTCAAGCCTTCATTCTGGCTGCTGGCTTGCTGCCCATTTGCAGGCATTGGTGGAGGtggtggctgctgctgttgctgctggtgGTGCTGCTGATGGTGATGTTGATGATGCTTCCTTGGAGTGTGGTTTTGTTTCTCCAAGTTAAAAGTTTTATTGCTCTGCATCTTTGAACCTCTCCACCGACTGTTTTCTGCTCAGAGTAACAGCGAAGCTACACGGcctttttccctcttcactttctgccataagggtggtgtcatctgcatatctgaggttattgatatttctcctgacaatcttgattccagcttgtgcttcttccagcccaacgtttctcatgatgtactctgcatataagttaaataagcagggtgacagtatacagccttgctgtactccttttcctatttggaaccagtctgttgttccatgtccagttctaactgttgcttcctgacctgcatataggtttctcaagaggcaggtcaggtggtctgtcaggtggtcttcccatctctttcagaggtTAGGGAAGCAGTTAAACACTAAGCTAACCACTTTAGTGATGTATGCAACTTGTCTCCAACAGACTTCTAACAAAATCTTCATTTTTTACATCAAGTGGGTTCTTCTTTCCTTTAGATCTTGAGgatatcaaacttttaaaaaacgtATATTCTTTTTTGAAGTTAACTTCTCAAATGGTTTTTCTTCCTTACCTtctaaaagtaatatatttttaggACAATTTTATGTTACTGAAAATTGAGCAAATGGCACACAGTTCCCTATATCCCACCTCTCCCAAACACAGTTTCCCTATTATTATATCCTGGGGCAAGTCAATGAAAATCTTTGAACAGGTTTCGTTGTTCTTTGAACAAAGTAGATTATCTATACAGTGTATAGGACTAAATCACAAGGGAAAGTTAGATCTTTTAAATCATGAATGAGACCAGGGAAAAATAGGAGTGGGCTCCAGTGTACTCCAGGGGCATGACTGTCCAGGTATGTTATTATCCTCTCCAAGCGAAAGCAAAATCATATTGACTGTCTTGGTCTAGAGGCACATTGGAAAAAAGGCAAAGCAAAGACTCAACAGAATTGAAGCAAGTGGCTTCAGGTAGAAGTGATAAGAGGATTGTATTTGGGTTAATTTTTGTCAGCTAGTAAGGTATACATATTTTGTTGATGGCCTTAAGATCTTGAACAAATAAAAATCCTTGTCTGTTTGCCTTCACTTCCTGGTGGATGAGAATGTTACAAAGGCAATGTATGGGAAGACCTTTTATATAAGGCATTCAACTCTATGTTTGAGCTCTTCCTTTTGGTGTCAAGGGATATTGGGGGAAGTTTGGTAATGACTTGGTAGAATGTACCTAAATTTTaataggttgaaagtgaaagtgttagttgctcagtcctgtctgactcttggtgaccccatggactgtagccagccaggcttctctgtccaaggaattctccaggcaagaatacaggagtgggtcgccattcccttctccagaggatcttcctcactgaaggatcaaacccgagtctcctgcactgcaggcaactTCTTTACTGTGTTCTGCTTCCACTATTTtacctgtttttcctttttctcattttttctatgTCAGTGAAATTTCTAGCTCATAAAGGGTCAGATATGGTGTCGAGAAATTTATCTGGGGTATTTACCAATGAGAGAGTTCAGGAGAACAAGCAGAAGCTATTTAATCAGAAGTTGTTATATAGCAAAAGAGTCAGCCCCATCACTTGCATTTGAGAGCTGATAGGCAGGTAAAGGAGTGAGAGATGTTTAtggtggaaaaaaaggagaactTCAGATATGTTTGAACAGAGGTTGTTGGCAGGGGAAAGCCAGAGGCAGGCTAACTAGAAGGAGGGAATCTATGTAATTGATTTGATTTTGTGAACTCTGTAGCCTTAAGCATAATACATCTGACTTTCTTAGAATTGTCCTGAGTTAGGAGGGATGAAAATTAGGGAAGCTGACAGTTATTGACCAAGTTCTGATTACTGGGGCCAGTTACCATAGAGGTTACAGTTTTGTTTCTGGGCTGCTTGCTGCAAAATTTGTGGGTCAGAATTCTGTTGTCATAAGTTGTCTGGTCATTGTTAGCTTGTATATTCAGTCTCTCAGATCCTATGATCCCCAGGGCTACCAAGTTTCTAGCTGCTTAATGACATCTCCTGTTAGCCAACCATGGCCCACTGAACTCAATGATGCTGATGCCTCCCCAGTACATTTCTTTTGCTTAGTTACACAGTGTCCCTCTAGGCCCTGCCACACTCCCACTAGCTGACACATTATTTAGCTTTAGGTAGTATATCCAGTGTATCATCCCCATTACTCTGAACCTTTTGATCCTCTGTTGTATTATATTATACTTAACTTCAGTTATTGTCTAGTGGCAAAGAGAGAAGATGGGGTAAATCTTGAAGTTGGTGCACTTTGCCTTGCCAGGCAGAGGCTTCTGCATCATCTTAGAGCAAGGTAGATGTGTAAGTTTTCATAGAGAGTGGTGGGCCACTTCTGTGGGCCAAGAGGATTAAAAAAGATCTGGGGGTTCGTTATTCATATCTATCTATCCAGTTGTCTCCATCTAATGTTTCAGGGCTCAATAAATCTGTGATCTCACTATTatagatgaatgaatacagaAGATGAGGGgacagcctgatgggctacagtccatggggtagtaaagagttggacatgactgagcgactaaacacacacagtacaggggacttacctggtggtctagtggttaagaatctgccttgcaatacaaggtatatgggtttgatctctgattagggcactaagatcccacatgttgtggtgcaactaagcccctgacccacaactactgagtccatgtgctcCAGAGACGgcccaccacaactactgagcctgggcgcCACAGCTGGAGAGTCCACGCgctgcaaggaaagatcccacacAACACAATGAAGGtgtcatgtgctgcaactaagacccaacgcagacaaatcaataaatgtataggtttaaaagggaaaaaaaaagatgtgaagaatattactcagtcatcaaGAGAGTGAAGTTCTGCCATTTTCAACAACGTGCATGGACCCACAGTGTATTCTGCTTAATGCAattagtcagacagagaaagatatataCTCTCTATGTTATCAttcatatgtggaaactaaaaaataaaacaaatgcataaaataaaacaaaaatagactcacagataatGAGAACAAAGAAGTGGCTAACagtgggaaagagaaggaagggataAGACAGGGTATAAGGTTAAGAGATTAAACACTACactatataaagtagataagtaACAAGGACATATTACATAAGAAAACATGCTCATTATTTAGTAATAACTTTAAACTGAATATAATCCATAAAAGTATTGAACTAtttttgtatacctgaaactaatataaaatcatataaaattatatataaccatattttgaaagaagagaaagggataaTCCTATTAACTATATCGGTCACCCTGGATTTGAAGTAATGGTCATTACTTCAATAACCAATAAAGAAGATTAAGGAAAAATTCGATGTAAAAGgcttagtaaaagaaaaagagacaatacTCTCATTATTTGGAGATATTATCCTTATCAGTCAAGCAAGAGAATCCACAGAGAAGTGATTACTATAATTAATATTGCTGGATATCAGACCAATATAAGAACAAATTATTTCTATAAGCTAGTAACAATGTACAAACTATATTGActcataaaagtataaaaacaaaaaatctttagTATTATAAATTTTCTATGACAAgagaattatattaaaaacatataagaAGAAAAGGATGGAAATAGTAAGTTCTTTTGGAAAATGATGGTGATTTactctctaagtcgtgtccaactcttgtgaccccatggactgtagcccgccaggctcctctgtccatgggattttccaggcaagaatactggagtgggttgccatttccttctccaggggatcttctggacccaagaatcaaaccaggatctcctgcattgcaggtggattcttcaccgacTAAGCTATGAGAGGAGTCCATTTTTTGAAAATACTCCCACAAAAACAGCAATAGAGTTAATTTGCCAACCTAGTCATTCAAAAAAAGAGCCCAGAATCATTGTTCCCCATTCTGGCTTGTATCCAATTACATTTGTCCCATAGAACCAGTAGTGAGATCCCCACACAGGCCATCCAGAAAAGGTAAAACAGGGTAGAGGGTTGTCACATTATTAATTTAGATGGACACTAGGACCAAAACctgtaaacaaaagaaatttataaactACTCTATTGacaggaaaagaagtgaaaggggCGATGGTAGGATGCTTGAGAAAGATGGCTTTTAATATTTACTAGAAAAGTGCTGTGGTTTAGCTTTGAAGAAAGCTGGGGGATAGAACTGCTTGAGTGTCCACTCTAGAGAAAACCTAAGCAACAGTAAGGCTGCCTGAAACAATGCTACATTTGAAGATGCCTTTTTTTTTGCCCAGTGAGCTCCTTTCAGGTGTTTAGGCAACCACTGGTCAAAATTAGACAGTGCACattctctgcagcatttattctttgtagatttttttatgatggccattctgactggtgtgaggtggtattttgttgtagtttttatctgcatttctctaataatgagtgatatgaagcatcttttcatgtgtttattggccatttgtatgtcttctttggaaaaatgtctctgtaggtcttctgcccattttggattggggttgtttgttttttctgatactgagctgtatgaactgcttatatattttggagattaatcctttttcTATGCTTCATTGGcaattattttatcccattctgagggttatcttctcatcttgtttatagtttcctttgctgtgcaaaagcttttatgtctTATTAGGTCCctagtatttatttttgtttttactcccACTACATAGAACCCTCCTGtactttggtgggaatgtaaactgatacagccactatggaaaacactgtgtatattccttaaaaaactaggaataaatctaccacatgacccaactatcccactactgggcatatacactgagaagaccacaattctaaaagtcactgtaccccagtgttcactgcagcaaaatttacaatagccaggacatggaaacaacccatctaggtccatcaacagatgaatggataaagacgtggtatattatacaatggaatatgactcagccgtAAAAAAGTAATAGATTTGAGTCAATTgcactgaggtggatgaacctagagccccttacacaaagtgaagtaagtcagaaagggaaaaacaagtatcctatactaacacatatatatggaatctagaaaaatggcaatGATTAACCTAAAAAATGGACTTGTGATCACAGTGGggaaaggtgagggtgggacgaattgagaagGTAGCATTGACACATATATgctatcatgtataaaatagataaatagtgggaagttgctaaataacacaGTGAGCACAGCCTGGTGAACTAGAGGGGTGGAtgaggggagaaaagggaggcTCAGGTAGGAAggcatgtttataaatatatataaattgtaactgattcacattgttgtatagcagaaaccaacacaaaattataaagcaattttccaccaattaaaaaataaatttaaaaaaattttttaagaaaaatctgcAGCCTGTATCCAAAAAGGATCTGTTCATGTGATTCTTACAGTGTGTTCAATACATACACAATCAACATCGGAAGATTCTGTCCTGGTGCCCGCTCAGGTGTCCAGGAATTGTGGGAGGCAGTGGATTCAGGGAACAGGCATCTCCGGGCCTTGCTAGGAGGACCAGGAGGGCGACAGGGGCGCTCCTGGGGACCTGGACTCGGAGAAGGAGGTAGAGGTTGGAGTGGTGAGTCAGGAAAGGGCTCCAGAAGGTGCAAGTCCAGGTTGTCGTCGTGCTGAGGAGAGCCTCTCTCTGGACTAGGATTGGAGGCCCGAGGGGAGAGCTCTGAGACTAGGTCGAACAGGTCAAAGTGAGTCAAACTTCCAGCAGAAGAGCGGAGCCCAGCGATTGGGACTGAGGCAGCATCCATCCCGCCCAGCAGGAAGTCAGCGTCAGCATTCGCGTCCTCCTTGCTGGCCTCTCCCTGACAGGCGATCTCTGGGACAGCGGCACAGGAGAGTCCCGGCTCCAGGGCCACGTACTCCCCGGGAGGGCTCAGGACAGCGCCCGGTTCTAGGCCCTGCCCCCACGGCCCTTCCACACCCGAGCCCAGGAGGGCCTCGGGGACCAGCATGAGGATGCGACCTCCGAAACACACTTGCCACACAGACGTTGGCTCGGGCTCCAGCAGCAGTTCGACGTCGTCCAGGAGCACGTGCAGAGCACATCCCGCCGGCAGGACAGCCATGAAGATGAGGGTGCCCGCTGTCGGGAACCAGGTCAAGTTATCCAGGCTGGGCGCCGCCTCAGGCTTGGACTTGGGGAGCGCGGGCTCCTCGGTTCGGCGGCGCTTGGCAGGGCCGGGTCCTCCGTCCTGCGGTTCCCACGTGTCCTCAGGGTAGGCGGTGGGGCTGCGCGGTCGGCAGCCCATCATGTGAATGTCGCCGCGGGCCTGGGACCTGGCAGAAGGCGACAGAGGGCTTGTGCAGGCAGTGACAGGTCGGCTTGACAGGTGAGGCCGACGAGGGGCGGTGGGGCGCAGGAACGCAGGACGAGTCTTCGGAACTCTGGGGTTGCCTCTggggagtcactcagtcgtggcttcTAGGGAAGCTGCTGAGTTCAGTCCTGCGAGTCTGAAGCTTCAGCTCCTCACGTGGACGGGTTTGCACAGGAGTGGGCCAAGGGTGCCGTGAGTGAAGCGGGCGGAACCAGAGTCGCAAAGCAGCTTCACGCTAAGCAACCTCACGCTAAGCAACCTCACGCTAAGCAACCTCACGCTAAGCAACCTCACGCTAAGCAACCTCACGCTAAGCAACCTCACGCTAAGCAACCTCACGCTAAGCAACCTCACGCTAAGCAACCTCACGCTAAGCCCCGCCCCTTCCTAGGCTCCGCCTACAGAAATGGAGTAGtctgggaagccctagagtcCTGACCCTGGTGGGTAGTTCAGTGTAGATGCTTTTATAGGCCTGAAGGGGGCGGAGCAATCGTGCCACTCCTGGGTGAAGTCCTTGGCTTTCCTCTTGTTGACCTCAGATGAGGAAAACCTTAACCGGAAAACCGATTACATTTGAAGTCCCACCATTGGAACGCTGCACCAGGACCCTGAAATGTAGTTCCTTCATCCCCTGAGACGTCGCCCTGGTAGTGACCTCTTATCTTCTTTTGGTCCGATAGTGAGGTAAGGTTTTGGATGACATCCTTAAGTCTACGCCTGTGTTCTCAATGACTGCCAGATCCTTGCAGCGGTATTGAAAGGGAAAGCGATGTTAGAATTGAGTGTCTTATTAGCAAGTGCTGCACGATCAACTTATGTATATATCAGTTTAGCAAGATGGTCATTGTTATACTTCCATCACTTATCCAAGAGTTTATTGTATTGAATTTGACCTACACTACACaccgaactaaaaagcctcttgatgaaagtgaaagaggagagtgaaaaagttggcttaaagctcaacattcagaaaacaaagatcatggcaccccatcacttcaggggaaatagatggggaaacagtggaaacagtgtcagactttattttttgggctccaaaatcacggcagatggtgattgcggccatgaaatgaaaagacgcttactccttggaaggaaagttatgaccaacctagatagcatattcaaaagcagagacattactttgccaacaaaggtccgtgtagtcaaggctatggtttttccagtggtcgtgtatggatgtgagagttggactgtgaagaaagctgagcaccgaagaattgatgcttttgaactgtggtattggagaagactcttgagagtcccttggactgcaaggagatgcaaccagtccattctaaaggagatcagtcctgggtattctttggaaggaatgatgctaaagctgaaactccagtacttcgtacacctcatgtgaagagttgactc is part of the Bos indicus x Bos taurus breed Angus x Brahman F1 hybrid chromosome 1, Bos_hybrid_MaternalHap_v2.0, whole genome shotgun sequence genome and encodes:
- the LOC113898159 gene encoding proline-rich protein 23C-like, encoding MQDRAPRCRTEVQERPESESEPEPESEVAPKLDDGRKPQAEREPTAELVCPPAVPCSCPWSMSQARGDIHMMGCRPRSPTAYPEDTWEPQDGGPGPAKRRRTEEPALPKSKPEAAPSLDNLTWFPTAGTLIFMAVLPAGCALHVLLDDVELLLEPEPTSVWQVCFGGRILMLVPEALLGSGVEGPWGQGLEPGAVLSPPGEYVALEPGLSCAAVPEIACQGEASKEDANADADFLLGGMDAASVPIAGLRSSAGSLTHFDLFDLVSELSPRASNPSPERGSPQHDDNLDLHLLEPFPDSPLQPLPPSPSPGPQERPCRPPGPPSKARRCLFPESTASHNSWTPERAPGQNLPMLIVYVLNTL